From Oreochromis niloticus isolate F11D_XX linkage group LG15, O_niloticus_UMD_NMBU, whole genome shotgun sequence:
GGGATACCACAGGGAAAGCGGATCAAACGCCACCAGTTGCCCAAGAATGAACGTGGAGAGCATTACCATTGGAAAGATCTCAACCTTGGTATGGACCTGGACGTGTATGGGGTCAAATACCGCATTACCCAGTGTGATACCTTTACTAAGGTACAACCTTATGTGTTTGAATGCTGTGGAAATGAAACTATGCATTAGAAGTCTGCTGTTATAAATACACTTCCTGCGTGTTCTGATCTCTCATTCTTTGTACAGGAATTCATGGAAAGTGAAGGCATGATTGTAAATGACCCTGAGCTAATGCCAGCGGATCCTTACATCATGCGTCGTGAAAACCCTCCACCGTGTCACACTACACCTTCCACATTTGATAATTTGCACAAGTTTCTCAAGATGGACCGCAAGGTAAATGAAATTCTGTCCTTTCCAAGCTGACTGTGTTACATTTATCACGTTTAGCACTGTCACATCACAGCAACGTCCaaggtttgaatccaccaatcttGATTTGTGTTAGAGTTCTAATAAGTGTTAGAAATTAAATTCCTGGATTGGGTATCCCTGCCATGAAATAAATGGCAGATATAATAGAGGCATGCCTGTATTTGTAGTTTCATTCTTCTACACTTTTTTGGTCAGGTGTTACGCTTCTTCGCTCTGTGGGATGATGCTGACTCTCTATATGGGGAGTCCAGGCCTGTTACCATTCACTATTACCTGGTGGATGATACAGTGGAGATCGCAGAAGTCCACCAACCAAACAGTGGCCGGGATCCCTTCCCCATCCTGATGCGGAGGCAGAGACTACCCAAAAAGATCAAATCAGGTTTCATACAGTACTGTGCGTTTGTTAAATGTGCATTTAACTGACTTGATTTGATACAGTGCAGTAAAGTGAGTTATGTCATcagttaagtttttttttctttcctactTTATGTATGACATAAACGGCTTTATGAAATGATGACAAAAATGATGACATGTTATGTAAAAAGATTAATTACACTGGCTTCTACAAAGTACTCGGTTTTCTAGATACATCAAAAATACTGTGGGACTGTGgtaatattttgtatatttaatttttacattGGTGTACTCTTGTTTATTTGTAGAGAACTTCCCCAGTGCAGTGATGGAGGTCTCAAAGGAAGAGGTGGATGAGTATTACTCCCCAAAAGACTTCCAGGTGGGTCAAAGGATGAAACTACTGGGGCGCAACTTCCTGCTTTATGACTGTGATGGCTTCACTAAAGAATATTACCAGAAGAACCACCCGGAAATGGAGATGAAGTCCATAGAGATACCAAAGAAGGCTGATATCCCTCAAGACAGGAAGAAGGTAAATTGAACTGTATATTTAacctatttttgttttttatgttagcAAAAATTTTATCTAAACTGAAGCCCATCCTGGAATGGGATTACACCACGATTATAAACTACATCCATCTGTGAATTTGACTTTCATGATGTCAGTGATACACCTGCATCTTACACAGTGATGACGCATCATACTGACAGAATCTGTCTACAGATAGTCATATAAACACTTGATAAAGCTCTAAAAACTACCTTTGAAGAGGTTCCTGCTATAGTAAGTGTCTCAAGGACCTAATTTTGCCATGactgcatacacacagacagattCAGAAGGTAATCTGTATCACTGAGGAGGCATGATTTATACTGCTTTAAGCCAGACCAGTTCAAAGTGATAGGAAGGCAATAGTAGCTCAATTAAGCAGAcggactacagcagcagaagtgTATATGTTTTTGTACATTATTACTTTGTGTCCAtttccttctctctttctccatgCTGTCCATTCTTACAGACAATTCCTCCCTACAATGGTTTTGGCTCACTTGAGGATTCTCTTCAGAATTGTTTGCGTCTGATTCCCGAGCCTCCCAAAGTGAACGTGGTAAAGATGCTAGAGAACAACCATAAAGTGTTGCGCTACAGTGCCAGACTGGTGAGCAACATTTAGCAGAGCATTTGTAGCAGTTTAAACAGAAACACTGCAGATTAGAGATATTTTTACTCCTCagtaaaaatttatttaaaaaggggtgattatgcaaaaacgctatttttatttttacacgtTGGTTAAGCCCGCCTATGTTGCATTCCAGGACTCCCAGAATCCTGAAGATGAAGACCGCCGTTTCATCCTGTCCTACTTCCTGTCCAATGACATGATCAGCATTTTTGAAAAGACCACACGCAACTCTGGTATCATTGGTGGAAAGTTTCTGGAAAAGTCCCGTGTGCCCAAGCCGGACTCTACTGTAGACAAACCTGCGTACTACTCACCTGCAGACTTCGCTATCGGGGCCACTGTGGAAGGTAACAGCTGAAATCCTATGTTAACCAGGACTGGGAAAACAAACATGCCACTATCCCAACTTTTTTTAAGCGGGTTTCTGACTTCAAATTGAAAATGATTATATATGCATTTTTGTACAGTAACATTTCTCAGTtatgacattttaaatgttatctTTAGTATATCAAGATTATAAAATTtaccttttccctttttttttttcccactttcaGTTTTTGGTCACCGCTTTGTGCTGACTGATGCCGACCACTACGTGCTCAGATACTTGGAGTCTAACTGGAGTGACATCCCTTCCAAGATGCTGGATTCTTTGCGGCAGAAGCTGGGTGTGGAAATTGAAACTACCCAGCCACCTGACCAAGATGGGAAAGACTATGCCAGCCATTTAAACTAAATTATTTGTCAGTGATACCTTTGACCAGGTAGGTATCTCTTTGGAAAAAATAGATGCTAATTAGTTCATGCTCATCCTAATTGCCCCCCCCGCCCTTCTCATTATCAGGTGAAGCAACAGAGCAGTCTCTTTGATGTGAAGAATTTCCTTATTTCAGAGTTCTTCTTCTGCAATAAATCTACTGTAAATCAAAGCCTTTACTAAAATTTCCTTGacaattaaataataaacatgACACCTTTCAAGTGATACCTTACACTGAGACAAATGATAAATACAGCGACCTTTTGTTGTTGCTTTAAAATTAACCTTATGGCGTCTCTGATGAGGAGACTTCAAATTTGTCCATTCACACACCATAAATTCCAACAAgtgattattcttttttttgtagttttgtttttttgttttaaacacatGGTGCATAAAATGTAAACCAGCTGAAAAGACCTCAGATGCAAAACTTATATCAGAAAAAAtctcattatttaataaagaaattaaaaacaaaaaaggaaaagaaaaaaaaaagaaaacatgaaacagcATGCGGTAATATCCAACATACATACTTAATGCATATTTGTTAAATGACCAGTGACAGTTGTATGATTTCGACAGTAAGCTCATATCATACTTTATCATCAGTAACGCTTTTCTGCTCCAGCGGACCAGAATAGAAAACAAGCAAAGCCGGCTCAATGGCAAGAGCTGCAATATCTCACAATGCTACAACCAATACAGTACTTGTGTATGAGGACTAATCAACACATTCAGCATGgacatacacattaaaatgtGCCGCACACTGCGTTCACTTTACTTTTGAAATCACTCTGCATTCAATGGTGTGCTTCAGGGTGGGATCACAGGCTTTGTggatgtatataaaaaaaaaaaaatactgatatgATGAGAAGAGAAAATGTCTGTTGGGGCTCAAGGGGTTTCCTTGGATTTCATTTTCCAGCATTCAAGCCTAAGTCTGTAGCGACTGAGTCCCCGTGGCGTCTCAGGAAATACTCATCCAGAAGCTTGATGGCCAGTGGCTATCAGCTTCGCTGTGGTGCTGATGAGAAACCTTGGCCAGGGCTAAGGTCTCCTGTTTAGGCCAGTCAGTTTGTTATCTTAAGGGGATTTGAGTTTCTTCGTCCGAGGAGAGGCTCCGTTCTCAGCTTTAAGAACTCCATTTTCATGGTGACCAACTGCCAGGCAGAGAAGGGAGAAATCAGTACTTCTGTTAATGCAGCACATGTAAGAATCAGTGTGAAAGATAAATGAAGAAAGCAGAAATGACAGCAGAGAAGAGACAAATGCTAAGTctcatttcctttttcttttgcaaGTATTTAACAGGTAATGCCCGAGAATTATGAAAGCCAGCAGAGCAGGTGTTTAAACTCACGTGAATCTCTTTTTAGTGGCCTTAGGGGTTGTTTTGCAGCAGACTTCTTGCGAACAGCCTGCTCGTGTCTGAACTCCCTCCAGCGCCTCAGCTGGAAGCGAATAAACTTCCAGAGTAGCCACGATTGAGTTAAACAAACCAACAGTAGAACGGTCAtcctgaaagaagaaaaaaaacgaaacaaaCGTGTGCTCGTAAAAATGGGTCATTGTGttgcaaaatgttaaaaatttgATGCAAATGTATGACATTTTCAACAGcctaaataaaatatctgaATTCCTTCCTGGCTCCTATACATCCTCCTCAAAATGAATGAtgcaaaacaatacaaaaatgaaCACTACAAGGGCACAAAATGTAATTATACTCTTATGTTGTTTCTGTAGCTCTAAACAGTTCTTGCAGTACCAGAAAATAAATCATTATCCACAGATGTTGGacattgctcttttttttccctctcaatATAACTCACCTTATCAGCACAGTGTTGAAGTTCCCCATCTCCAGGTCCAGCCCCTGATTCTCAGAACGAGCCAAACCAAACCCCACTGCCAGGAACATCAGGGTCAGCGTAGACATCCGCGTAAACACGAAGCTGACCGCCCACAGATCAAACCTGGGGGAGGACACACAGCGAGGTTGGGCCCAGAgaaaggaaaagggaaaaaaaaaaaagctgctgagATCATCAGTTCAAGGTGGTGGTTAACATTGTAATATTATAATGTACTGTAAAACTATCCGAGTCAAACGGTGAACAACGCTGAAAACACATGATGGAGTTgcttacaaacaaaaacactgagatttattttttaaaaggtcGCACTGTTGGGCTTGATCTACTTCTATCTCATTCCTTTATCAAGTAAAACCTGCTGAAGCCTCTTCGCAGGTAAGATAGCTTACATTTTCTGGTGGTTCTCATCAGTGAAATACAGGAGTCTGGCGATGTGGAAGCCCAACTCTGACACATACTGCAGGAAGAGGAGTACCAGACCCACACGACTTAAACTAGGCAGGAAAGAGGAAACACAAAGTCGAGAGATTAGGTGATAAAAGGAAATCATGCCCAAGCATTTTGCAACTCAGGAGTCACCGTGAAGTGCAGCTGGATACCAATTTTGAGCCATTATCTAAAAATAACTAAATCGCCAGTACAGTTTGATCTGACTTAACCCCGAAATAACTTCTACCATCACCACTGTCTTTATGTTGTTCCCTCACAGATTTCAAATCAAGGTTCTTTGAGTGCCACGTTTCTCCCTTACATCCCTGCTGATAGAAAACCACTAAGTTGAGCAGCACAGTGAAAATTGCTGCTGCAAAGAATTTGAAAGACCTTGAAATGACTCAAATACCAAGCATTTAGCGAGTCTTCTCTACTCACACCTTTGGATATTTACTGGCCAACTTCAAAGGGATTCTTACTTTAACAAATAGGCTGCAGAGATGTGGAGCAAATACAGGCAGATGTACTGGAGCTGCCGAGAAATCTCCTCCTGCAAAACAAACAGCCTttatttgcaaatgattttaaaGCTTGACACCGTCCCCCACCTCTCCGTCCATTTCCAACTCTCTCTATTGCACATGCAGAATATACATGAGCCCAAATATAAACAGAGCTTATCTAATCACACTTTAGAACTCCTCCAGTTTCAAGGACTCTCCAACTGACCTTGCGGACTTTCTGGAAGTAGAGCTCTGGCAAGGCATGGAGCCAATAAGCAAGCTGAGTGAGGTAGAAAAACTTCACCTGAAACCTGgaccagacacacacagacagatgcgGGTAAGACAGAGGGAGAAGCACACATAATCTATATTCTGCCTCACTGATAGTCTTAGTTTTATTATATAATTACGACTACGGtcgaaaaaaaacaaacaaaaaaacaacaagtttGTAGACAGCCAACTTATCGTGTTTCTGCAGCAAAATGTAGCTGTGTTAAACCGTGTTACATAAGATATTCTTGATGATCCCCTCTTCTGAAAAAGAAACTCTAAAAGCCTCCTACTTTGCACAaatgcataatgactgaaactagcactactgaatgaacaatggactGTGAAGTTCATTGCAAACTGTTATGACCATCGATCTATGAGCAccgatcaatggccatgagttgAGGGAATGCCTGTAATCctagcattgtaagatggtgaaagacgCGCCCTTaagccccctcctcgattcagagatggtctttcccttttcacgtaaatggcctccttgactccccgctcaaaccagcgttcctccctgtccaggatgtgtataTCCTCATGTGTTGTGCttcaccagaggttgtttggtttcccccaTGTATAAATCATgccaatcctcctggcacttaacagcgtaagCTATATTACCCCGTTTGTGctgggggacccgatccttggggtggaccgaTTTTGGCACACCCTGACACATAAGGGATCACTAAAGGTTTCCACTTTAGGCAGCAATTGTCCTTCTTCTCTCCTGGAGCTTTCtctaggtgccttcccagctttgacaattgtccataaccacatttactcagggccttcttgatatgATGTTCTTCTGTTTTCCTGGCCACTGtatctgtggggatggtgttcgctctgtgttgtagcatcctgatgacacccagtttgtgctccagtggatgtttagagtcaaaccttaaatactgatctgtATGCGTTGGTTTACAGTACACATTTGTACTCTaccattattatattttaataatGATTATAGCTAATAACCTCTTATTCTTATTCTCCCTTATTATTTTGATAAATGCCACCAGAAAAAGTCAGGCGGTAGAGACTCTGGCAAGTAAAACTGGTTGGGGTTAGATTAAATAGcttaaatgcactttatttatttaacagccaaaattaaatataatgtgACGCAAAAACTCATTCTGTCAATTTGCCTGAACCATGTGAAGATCAGTTGCACTTAGGTCCATACCCAGGCCAAAAACCCAACCCCAAAATAATCAAAATCTGGCAGAAGCATCCAGATAAGAGTATCACAAGAGGAAAGGTTATGACAGATTGCTGTATCAGTATTATGTCTCACCTCTAATAAACATGATATTTGTTAGctacagttattgttttatggttAAATTAATATATATACCTGAGATGTACATGAGGATAGTTCTCCCAAAGGGTGCTGGGATGCAGGAGATATCCTTCCTGTGTGAAGAAATTAGAACACTGAAAAGTCTTAATACTATTATCTATTAATGTGCGCGGGTGAGCGCCTGTTTTAAGAATATGTGAGGCATTTCCTTCACTAGGAAGTTGTCGCTTGAACGCAGTCTCACTCACTGTAATGAGGATGTAGAAACTCCACACACTAGACACCAAGTGAAACACGCAAAGTTGACCCGACTCATTAAACTTGGTGTTCTTGCTCTTGGAGAGGTGAAGACGTCTGTTCACTTTCTGCAACATGAACCATAACAACAGGACGCGTGAATGAGGTTAGATCCCGGCAATAACGGGTGCCATGTTGACTCTGGCATTTGTCATGCACAAGGAAGTGTTACAGGAATACCGTaaggaggacaaaaaaaaaaaaatatgatagaAGCTATTTATGGCTGCTACTTTAAACACTTCCCTGAAGAAGTATTCCTTTCAAGACACGCTGGAAACCGTGGTGATGTTGCTAAAATAAAACCCCGATCCTTTTCGCTGGCCTATTTCTAAACAATGACACATGGGCTTCTTCTAGTTCAGGATGGATCAAATACTACTCTTGCTCTCCTTCTGCCTCCAGTCCACCCCCCGCCATCCCCCCACATCAATCTGTTTAAGCTCTTTTGTTTAAAATATTCACAACTGtcatgtgtggggtttttttctcatgTGGTTTGTTTTAAACTGACACACTGAGAGCATTTGGATGCAAACACCATGAGATGAAACAGCACATATCCTGGTTTCAGTATATGGCACGCATCTTCCTCATTATAATATCATGTTTTTGAAACAGTAAAGAGGCCAGTACTGTACGGAcctgatcaccacctgcactcatgtatatatctaactacttagcacttttaattcttatttttatgcctATTTAAGCATTATATGACAGTATGTTCgcactaagtaccgcagcaatttcctaatgttgtaaacctgctcaacatttgccaataaaaccctttctgattctgattctgactgtgcactgaagggttttttttaagctaaTCAGTTCAAAGCCTGGATGATTACACTGAAAACAATAATATTCTGATTATTTTAAAGCTTCTTTATGGTCTTGGCAAGATTTATGTAACTTGGTACAACCTGGTTATAACCTGTAGTGTTCTCCTTCATTCA
This genomic window contains:
- the efhc1 gene encoding EF-hand domain-containing protein 1, translated to MSCTWNSHGLPFLPGYTFRDVTKSAFHRPQTLSYRNGYALPRRPTVGIGNDPLLSEQLTQQEISELAFETPDLTYGPFGKRVHEDFLPAHVALDKKALRYYGYFMEAILYSPEEEYRVRPVVIYYYLEDDSICIIEPTVENSGIPQGKRIKRHQLPKNERGEHYHWKDLNLGMDLDVYGVKYRITQCDTFTKEFMESEGMIVNDPELMPADPYIMRRENPPPCHTTPSTFDNLHKFLKMDRKVLRFFALWDDADSLYGESRPVTIHYYLVDDTVEIAEVHQPNSGRDPFPILMRRQRLPKKIKSENFPSAVMEVSKEEVDEYYSPKDFQVGQRMKLLGRNFLLYDCDGFTKEYYQKNHPEMEMKSIEIPKKADIPQDRKKTIPPYNGFGSLEDSLQNCLRLIPEPPKVNVVKMLENNHKVLRYSARLDSQNPEDEDRRFILSYFLSNDMISIFEKTTRNSGIIGGKFLEKSRVPKPDSTVDKPAYYSPADFAIGATVEVFGHRFVLTDADHYVLRYLESNWSDIPSKMLDSLRQKLGVEIETTQPPDQDGKDYASHLN
- the tram2 gene encoding translocating chain-associated membrane protein 2, which codes for MAFRRRNKSYPFFSQEFLIQNHADIVFGLVIFILIGLMFEATAKTAILFIQPQYNVTTLSSEGEVTLYHYGWKDCATILFYFFIAIILHAVVQEYLLDKVNRRLHLSKSKNTKFNESGQLCVFHLVSSVWSFYILITEGYLLHPSTLWENYPHVHLRFQVKFFYLTQLAYWLHALPELYFQKVRKEEISRQLQYICLYLLHISAAYLLNLSRVGLVLLFLQYVSELGFHIARLLYFTDENHQKMFDLWAVSFVFTRMSTLTLMFLAVGFGLARSENQGLDLEMGNFNTVLIRMTVLLLVCLTQSWLLWKFIRFQLRRWREFRHEQAVRKKSAAKQPLRPLKRDSLGHHENGVLKAENGASPRTKKLKSP